The following are encoded together in the bacterium genome:
- a CDS encoding Gfo/Idh/MocA family oxidoreductase, whose amino-acid sequence MAVRQPSIAIAGVGYWGKNLLRTFRKLPSARVAAVCDLDPALLEAARKDHPDVETTSDYAALLARSDVDTVVVATPPSKHHAMALAALRAGKHVWVEKPLALTAADGRELVDAAKAAGTILFVDETFLYDPMVREMKKLVDEGVLGDVWHLSFERLGMGRIRRDSNVWWNSAPHDLSILFHLVPRPVARLQMHLHTYLQPGVADMAVCDLELEGGVSAHVYLSWLHPEKTAKVFVIGSERMLAYEGRFEKRAVTLFDYTIDRTAPATSAGSAPIVPITNFAGRALEIPTGAEPLGLAAEHFVECVRTGTEPLTSGARSLRVVEALETADRAAIRGGRV is encoded by the coding sequence ATGGCAGTTCGGCAGCCGAGCATCGCGATCGCGGGCGTGGGGTACTGGGGCAAGAACCTGCTCCGCACCTTCCGCAAGCTGCCTTCGGCACGGGTCGCCGCGGTCTGTGATCTCGATCCCGCGCTGCTCGAAGCGGCGCGCAAGGATCATCCCGACGTCGAAACGACGTCCGACTACGCCGCGCTCCTCGCGCGTTCCGACGTCGACACCGTCGTGGTCGCGACGCCGCCCTCGAAGCACCACGCCATGGCGCTCGCCGCGCTGCGCGCCGGCAAGCACGTCTGGGTCGAGAAGCCGCTCGCGCTGACCGCGGCCGATGGCCGCGAGCTGGTCGACGCGGCAAAGGCCGCCGGCACCATCCTCTTCGTCGACGAGACGTTCCTCTACGACCCGATGGTCCGCGAGATGAAGAAGCTCGTCGACGAGGGCGTGCTCGGCGACGTCTGGCACCTCTCCTTCGAGCGCCTCGGCATGGGCCGCATCCGCCGCGACTCGAACGTGTGGTGGAACTCCGCGCCGCACGACCTGTCGATCCTCTTCCATCTGGTGCCGCGGCCGGTGGCGCGCCTGCAGATGCACCTGCACACGTATCTCCAGCCCGGCGTCGCCGACATGGCGGTGTGCGACCTCGAGCTCGAGGGCGGCGTCTCGGCGCACGTCTACCTCTCGTGGCTCCACCCGGAGAAGACGGCGAAGGTCTTCGTCATCGGCAGCGAGCGCATGCTCGCGTACGAGGGGCGCTTCGAGAAGCGCGCCGTCACGCTGTTCGACTACACCATCGATCGCACGGCCCCGGCGACGAGCGCCGGCTCCGCACCGATCGTGCCGATCACCAACTTCGCGGGACGCGCCCTCGAGATTCCAACCGGCGCCGAGCCCCTGGGGCTGGCGGCCGAGCACTTCGTCGAGTGCGTGCGCACGGGCACCGAGCCGCTGACCAGCGGCGCCCGCTCGCTCCGCGTCGTCGAGGCGCTGGAGACGGCGGATCGTGCAGCCATCCGCGGCGGCCGCGTCTAG